The sequence CGCGCCTGTCACGCTCAAGGAATTCGAGATGTCTCCGCGGACCGCCGTCCCCACGCTTACGGTAGCCCTCGGTTTGACGTCGATGTCGCTGTCGCCTTGCTTTGATCCGCAGCCGACAGAAATGAACGACAGAACTGCGAGCACGAATATCAACCGAACGTCTTTCCGCATCATCTCGACACTCCTGCATAGTTCAGCCTGTTTAACTTGAATATGTCTGTGTCTCTCTCGGCTCTTGCGTCTTCAATGGCAAGCCTTATTTGGTCATTGGATCTAATGGCATCGAGCACTTCGATACTCAGTCCGCTCCCACCGGCGTATCGTGCTCTGGACAGAAGGAGACTCTGCTCTGCCACGCCAAGATTTTTTTGTAGGGAAGACATTTCAGAGTCGGCGCTCTCGATATCGTTCCTGGTCATCTGAAAAACACTTCGGAGCGACGACCTCGCATAATCGTTCTGGAGGGCCAGGCTGTTCGCGGAGGCGTTCGCAGCCCGGTAACTGTCTTCGATAGAACCGAAAGTGAACACCGGGATTGAAAACGACAATCCGATCGAAGCCCCGAACACCCCAGCAAGTCCCGGCCGCACATTCGGCAGCGAAGTCAGCGCACCGGCGTCAGCAGCGACAGAGACACTCGGCTTCAACTTCGAGCCCGCTATCTGCGCGTCAAGCCTGGCTTGTTTCACTTCCAACTCGCCGGATTGTAGATCGATGTTTCGTTCCAAATCAAGTGTGGTATCGTAATCAGCGTAAACAAGTGTAGTATCCACGTCGACGACATCCTCAATGGAAAGCCCGCTTGCTTGTGACAGAGTCAGGAGCGCATTCCTGTACGCCACTTTCCTGGTGGCGATGTCTATGGAGGCATTATTCAACTCGACAGTAGTCTTGAGCACATCAGTCTCACTTCCCTGTCCGGATGCGTGCAGCTGCTTGGTCAGTTGAAGATAATCCGAAATAAGGGCATATCCCTGTGCGACCACGCCGAGTTCTCTTTTCTCTTTCGCGGCTTCGACGAATGCAACGGACACGGCAAAGACAACATCGGCCGCCACTCGCGTGCGGTTGACCCTGGTACGTTCAACTCCGATTCCGCCTTTCTCGATCTCAAGCGATCGTGCGCCTCCATCATAGATTGTATAAGTGCCACCTAGTTGAGCTCCAAACTCTCCGCCGTTTGTGATCGCCTCATCGTAACCTGGCGCCACTATCAGATGCGAACCAACACTTATCTGCGGAAAAAATCCGTTCCGTATGGCGCTGTTCCCATATTCGGCGGAAGCTGTCGCCTGATCCGCCGATCCGATAAGCAAATTCCTTGTGAGCGCCACCTTCAGGTAGTCTGCGAGCGAATACGGTTTGACCTGCGATTGTGCCGCGACCGACAGCAGCGTCAAACCTATAATCGACGAAATAGCCCGTCTTACATCCATTTCATTCCAATGACTTTGTGCCTGCAAGTCCCATTGAGGAACGCGAATGATTTCGTTTGACGAAACAATTTCATCAATTTAATTCAATCAATATGATTGTTAAAAGCAGAAGGCATATTGCGCTTGATAAGTTAGTCAGGGCACATGAAACACAAATGAAATGTCCTCGAATTTTCGGGAACACTTCCTTGAGGGAGGACAGCAGCTCCGTCCACGCTCCACGGACGGACTCCACCCCGCGATCAACACTCTCGATAACGTAAATGCAGTATCTCATCCCAACCTCCTAAACGAAGAATGCCGCCTCGACTTTACCGTCCGGCGGCATTCTCTAGTAGCGGGGGAAGTCCGCCAGAGGCGGACGAATCCGTCTCTTTGAGCCGGATCTCACAACCCACCGCTTCGCGTCGGGTTGTTCGACCTTCGATCGGAGTTTACGCCGCCGTTTTTGGCGGTGGGTTATGAGCCCGACGAGCTACTCCGTCCATGATTCGCGGACGGACTCCACCCCGCGATCACCCTCGACAAGAATCTTCTCCCGGCGTTGGTCTTCAAGTACTTTTCCCTCTTCATCGCTTCCCTTCTTGTCTCGAACTGCTCAGAGTATACAATTCTCCAGTTTCTCCCGTGCTTCGTTGAATGGCTCATCCCGGAATTATGCTCGTCGACCCTCCGATCCAAGTCGTCGGTTTGGCCAGTATAGTGGTGCCCGTCCTCACTCTCTATCACGTAAACCCAGTACAATTCCCTCACTCCCTTTCC comes from Candidatus Kryptoniota bacterium and encodes:
- a CDS encoding TolC family protein is translated as MDVRRAISSIIGLTLLSVAAQSQVKPYSLADYLKVALTRNLLIGSADQATASAEYGNSAIRNGFFPQISVGSHLIVAPGYDEAITNGGEFGAQLGGTYTIYDGGARSLEIEKGGIGVERTRVNRTRVAADVVFAVSVAFVEAAKEKRELGVVAQGYALISDYLQLTKQLHASGQGSETDVLKTTVELNNASIDIATRKVAYRNALLTLSQASGLSIEDVVDVDTTLVYADYDTTLDLERNIDLQSGELEVKQARLDAQIAGSKLKPSVSVAADAGALTSLPNVRPGLAGVFGASIGLSFSIPVFTFGSIEDSYRAANASANSLALQNDYARSSLRSVFQMTRNDIESADSEMSSLQKNLGVAEQSLLLSRARYAGGSGLSIEVLDAIRSNDQIRLAIEDARAERDTDIFKLNRLNYAGVSR
- a CDS encoding GIY-YIG nuclease family protein gives rise to the protein MRELYWVYVIESEDGHHYTGQTDDLDRRVDEHNSGMSHSTKHGRNWRIVYSEQFETRREAMKREKYLKTNAGRRFLSRVIAGWSPSANHGRSSSSGS